A region of the Cryptococcus neoformans var. neoformans B-3501A chromosome 6, whole genome shotgun sequence genome:
TTGTGGTACACGGGCACCGCAATGGCTGCTCCCAAACCAAAGGGCAAGATCATGCCCGCCGCAGAGATGATACCGCTTGCTTTTCCATGCTTCTTCATGACTCCGACATCGACTTCAACGCcgacgaggaaaagaaacagAACCAGACCAATTGTGGATATCAAGTTGAGATAACTCAATGAAGCAGCAGGAAAAATGTGTTCGGTAAAGTGTGGGACACGGCCGAAGACGGTGGGACCAAGGATAACGCCACCGATGATTTCGGCGATGACCTTGGGTTGTTTCATATAGCTAAACGCCCATCCTAGACTTTGGGTGAAGACAATGATGATCACAAGCTAGAAAGATTAGACTGGGACTACGTGTGACGTCGAGAGAGCTCACCTGGATGATGAACAGGGTGATGGGCTAGTGCGCGTGTCAGTTCTAGTCACGATCTCGCACGTCGATCAGCTCACGTTGGAAGGGTCGACCTCGGTGGGATCTGCGCCTGATATGACATTGGACTACGTGAGAGGATGAGCACTAGGTGGGCCATGGCGAGCGCCAAGACAAGAGGAGTAACTGACTGATACTGCGcgggtggagaggaggcTTGCGAAGTGCGTGGGTGCGCCTGATATGGTGGTGAGGAACGCGGCCATGGCGGCGAGTGTGGATGCGGCGGTGGCTTGGGGAGGATGTATATGTACTGCTTGCTGGAGAGGCGAGCGTACGTAAGCGTGGGATCGGGCAGGGTTCCTCgagatgagatgggacGGAGATGCGGCAGGGAAGGGGCACTCACGGCGCTGTGGCAACGGCGGTTATTCAGCACAGCGTATAGCCGGCCTGtaggaggaaaaagggaGGGGTCTGTGCGCTGCCACTGTTGGTGATCGGGACAATGTATATAGAACACGGGacaaaggaagagggaaacCCGCAACGACGCAGCGCACAGTCAAATATCGAGAATGCAGATCTCGCCACAGGACATCTTCGCGCCTTGGCATCGCGTTTATTTAAGCTCCGCCCTCATTTCCCATTATACGTAGTCTCTTCGTTACTGTCACATTCCATCATTTAAAATGTTATAAGAGCTATAGCCGCACAGTTCCCAGCACCTCTCCTGCATCCACGTCCTCTCCCCACGAGCGTCTCATCGCCCGGTCCCATACCGTCCAGCCCTCCTGGCCCGGTACAAACGCCCCTCTCAGGAACCCAAATATCCATTCTAGCTCATTATGTCCATACCATGTCCAGAACACCACCCGCAGCACCTTGAGTCTGTCCcggaaagaaaggaaagtgCTGTCGCTAAAGTGGGAAAATTCGCCTGTTATAGGAGGGAtagatggaggaggagggaggtggGAATACGAGTAAAGGTGGACAAAGTATCGACGGCGGATGGCGTTGGTGCAGCTCGAAACCCAGTCGGCTTGTGAGGCAATGGGCGCTGAGAAAAATTCTTCGAATAGTGATGGATTGGAGATGGCTGTATAGCGCTCGTGAGCAAGAATCAGGAAATGCTGGGGCGATGGTGTTATCAACAAGTCGTTGAAGAAGTCCGAGTCGGCCGTTTTGATACTCAAcgtttcttttccctgGGGCCCTAACTGCACCTTATCTCTATCATCCTCAAATTCAATTTCCAGCCTTACTCTCACTTCTTCAGCCCGTCGTGCCGCCCACTTGCAGACTACCTCTTGTGCCCTCTTTTCTGTAGACGTTATTGGGGCTCTCTGGAGAGGCACACCCACCCCGTGctcatctttctcagcCTGATTGAACAGACCAGCCGAGAAAGAGTTGATCGGTTCGGGTCTAGGATAAAGCGCAAGGTTCTTTCGGTAATGGAGGACGTAAGCCTGCCAATTGGTCCTGGCCCTCACTAGGAACAATGTACCCGGCCATTTTGTCAGCGCCCACAAAACATCAGCAACCGATTTCATCCCTCGTTCAAGCCTAAGAGGCGCTGACGGTCCAGAGATCGAGCTAGCCATGAATTTGATCTTCTTGTCGGTCGAAAGCACTCTCAAGAAGATTTTGAAGCTGGGCACAAAGCCTGGGATTTTAGTGTGCCCAACAGGGAAGGGGTTAATGATGTCAACTCGGTAATAACCATCTCGCGAGTTGAACGGGGAAACGTGGAATGATCGGGGAATAGTGAAGCCAAAGTCGTAACTGATCGTCTGTCAGACCCTTCGAAAGATATACTACCAGCAACCGAACGTACCCCTTGGCTGGCTCATGTCTCAACGGTGAGTCTGGTGTGAGGGTGTAAGAATGACTATGTATATCGGTTAGCAACGTCTGGCCAGTATCAGATGAGTTAACGTACGATTCGTCAAACGCACTGTGTACTTCCAGTACAATAGCCAAGagttttccttcctttccctctgTAACATTCTCATAGATGTACCACGTAGTCAAAGGGTTATCTCCTTCATATCCGAGCAGACTAGGCATTGTTGTCAACCAGAcctttcccattctttcttttgctATGCCATGCTTGCCCAATAATTTCTCGAGCTTTTCACGATATGTCTCACTACCCTTTGTGAGGTATCTCTCTGCTCTCAAGCCCAATATTTTGCCAAAAGGGCTCCCACCATATTTGAAGACTCGGAAAGGCAAGTCGAGACACCCACTGGCAAGAGAGTCGATATCGACAGCAAGATGGAGACAAGGGTAGCTAAAGGCATTGCGTGATGAAGCAGGTAAAAGCCGGCCGTGCGTTGCAATTGACGGGACGAGATATGATGGGAGGGCATCACGCTGAGACTTTGGTCTGGGGCCGAGAGTGGAGACTAGAAGATGGACCGTAAAGGCTGAAAGCCCAagcgggaagaggagaggcaGCGATAGGAAGGAAGACATGATTTAGTGGTCCTATTCGTTGGACAGAACGACGAGATGTAGATGTCAAAAAAGCATGATGCTATGAtctttgatgatgaaaagcaTCCTCTATATGCATACAAACGATCTCACCTGTATCTTTTTTGATTGAACGGGTCGCAGAGATCGCAgataaaagaaaaggactCGGACCCAGGAAGACGGCGCGCCCTCGTCCCTTTTTTGACCCTGTGTGCCTTATACGCACGGGTCACGGACCCCCGCCGACTGCAATCCATCTTATCCTTTGCTTGCTCGGCATTATTCTCATTTCTCGTCACACCATGCAATCGTGGGCTTTTTGCTTACCTTTCAAACGACAcaccctttttttcatgATCGAGTCaaacctcatcctcctgtAGCGGGATTAAACGGCTTGACAGAGAACATGCGAAGCTTTATCGCAAagtgagatggaagatggaaggaggACAGATAAAGCTTATTGGTATACCTCATGATAGATGATGAGCCACGCATGAGCTTGTCGTCCAGTCAGCCCCCGTTCCTCGTGTGTATGTGTCTTCATAATGTGCTTTTGTGCCCGAGCCTGTCGGAtcaaaaaagggaaaataCGAGACACAAAGGACACGGGGTGTATAAAGCTCGACGAGTTTTCCCCATCCCTCTACCGACTACCTATGCATGAGGTGCAGTGATGCCCTCGTTCTACATCCTCTCTCCCTTTGTCGTTGACTTCCGTCggaaataaataaataaaagaATTGTGAAGATTGTCCAATTTACAGCATAAACCGGCTGCCGGATAAATCTATATATAAGGACGAAATACATTATGCAGATGTAATTTACGAGTACATAGTTGCCttttttggcttcttcaacttcatGGGCAAGcttcaaagtcaagaaTCCTTCTATCCTGCCGATGTACATGATTCACAGGTTTGCGTACCTATAAAGTCCCGCAATGGATACACTCTGCGACACGAGTCCGCTTCGCACTTATCGTCTCACCGATCAGTTGGACACAAAGTCCACTAGTAGAATTGTATCCGTTACTGCGGGTATTGAGGGTCTGTCAAAAATAAATGATTTCCTTTTGACGTTGTCTCGCCCAATTTGCATAAAAAGACCACGGATTCAAAAAGCAATCCATTATATCAGCTACCCTTTGGTCGTCATCGATAAATCTTTGGGTACGGGCAAGATTCAATGCCTGATATCAAGCGAGCAACGGGTAATGCATAGTGCAACAAAAGTCTAGCCATGCAATCATCCGCGCTGCACCCTTCATCCCAACATCCTCTTAATCAATCATTCTCGCAGAGATGGTAGAAGCCGCTTAAGAAGCGGGGGCACCTCGGGCAACACCGCCGAATCGCTGCACAGAAGTCAGCAAATGAAGAAATGTCAAAGATAGTCACGCTTAGACGTACGGGTCGGTACTCGccaccctccttctcaccgtcgtccctcctcctgtACTCTCGGTCACCCCTGGGGGCCCTGTAGGCACCCTCACGCTGGCCAGAAGGCCTGCCTGTCTGTCGGGCAACGGGCTTCATGTGGGTCTGAGGAACAATCTCAGaggggaggtggaggaactCTCGGAGGTAGGCAAGACCCTCCTCGGTGAGGGTGTAGTAGTACCACTGCCAAGAGAATTGAGTCTTGACGTAGCCCTTGGAGTTGAGGGACTGCATAGCCTTGATAACCTCGAGGTTTCGGACAGTGGGGAGGTCAGGGTGAGAGGGGCGGTTGAAGTCCTTGGGGGCAACGAGAACACCCTCCTTGAAGAGGTACTCGTAGATCTAAAAGACGGATCAACCTCGATATTTTAATAAATCAGAGCCGACACGTACGGCCCTGCGGTTCTGCTTGGAAATGATCATTGTGGTTGGTAAAAAGTAGAGgacttttttttgtttAAGTCGGTCTAGGTGCTTGCTTGTAATGTGCCGCTGCCTGTAAAAAGACTCGTGAGTATCATCCTCATGCAATCTCCCATGAACAGCAACTTACCTTCGGCGTAGTCTTCTAGGTCTAAAAGTAGAAGTAGAAGAGATGATTATAAGTCTAGGGGACTGTCGTCGAGCCGAAATTCAGAAGCAACAAACTCCGATCGGAATTATAAAATGTGGCGGAACGAGATGcccagaagaaaaaaaagtaaCTTCGACCACGAACACACAGAGATCGGGACAGCCACTGACCAGTTTTCACAACAATTTTAGCTACTTTCAATTTCACGTTTTGGTCGGACCAAAACCCAAAATTCACATTTTACGTAAGTACCAAAACGCGTTTTGGTCGTGTTTCTTTTGGTCGACTTCTGGGTTCGACCAAAACATGTTTTCTCCCGACGAAAAACATCATTCGCCTTATATCTCCTCTTTCGTCATGCGATTTGTCCACCTtctttattattattatcttAATTATTCATGGACAATGTGAGATGCGGTTACAGATGAAGTACAGACGATTCGTTGACATGTTAGAAGGCTTGCTGCGTCGTGCATTCACATATGTAATAGGTTGGCGCGGGCCGAGAAGTTCCAAGCTGTCAAACCTCATGATGTCATGACTTCTTCGCCCTACTTTCAATTTTGTCAATTTTGGTCCAAAAGTTCATGCTAATTTTGGGCGAAGACGGAACGCAAAATTGAAAGTACCTAAAAAATTAGCGCGTGCTCTGAATCGATCAGGTCCATGATGTAAGAGGTTAACGGAATCAATTTTTGAATAGAACTCACAGTAGCAGCATTACAAAACATTTGCTAATTATTTGAGGATTAATAATAGATTGGCAATTATTAGAAGATAGCCAGGTACTGGACAAGGTGGTCTTCGCTCTCAACGACGGcgatgatgttgacaaTCGTTTGATCCTCCAACGAATAGTGTCGCTGTCAATGAGACAGCATATCTTATGGCGCAATCGTATCGCTTCCGTTGTTATCATTACTGCTCTCTTCGCGTTATAGGGACACCAATCCTCCATCCTAGTCACAGTCGCATGGTCGCGTCAACAATACATCTTATTTTTAACCTATCACCGGATATGGGTGCGACTTTGGGACGGACAGTAACGAATTCCTCACTCTGCGCGATGGCTTAGCGGTGTCTATAGCTTCGCATATTATCTACAATCAACACCCAACACGACATGGGTCACGCACCCTGGAGTTCGGCACAACAGTAGTATCAATCAATGACTTTCTCACTAGTTTCGCCGCAGTGCAGTCGTTCAACTTGTGCTAGTAACGAACGAATGTACTTCTGTATATGCTCTTTCATCGGCTCACATCTTTAGCAGCTTCAcgacatcttcttctcagtgTGCCAGATTGATTCCCTCTTCAGCTACGTCTTCGAAATTTCGTTTGCATCTTAAAACAATCAGTATGACATCCTCCAACGAAGCCAGCTGCCCACGCAGTCGACAAAACTCAACAACTTCGCTCAATAACCCTGCTGGTAGCCCATCTTCTAGGAAAACCTCTCACTCCCGTAACGATTCGGAAGTTATTGCTGCTTCTGGAGTCAGACATCCTTCAGCCAACCATAGGCCCAACGCTTCCCTATCAGGATCTCCAGGCCATCTCCGCCCAAGGTCTTCTCGTACTGCTTCACCCGTTTCAACACTCTCTCGGAGGAAGTCATCACCCAACCTCTCAGTACCCCCATCTGGCAGAAACATGTTTGGAGGCGATGGATCCCACACTTCTGGAGCTGAACGTATCATCAAGGGTACAAGCAAATGGTTGAGGGACAAAATGGGTAGCGGCGGGGAAAAGAACGACCATTGGTTAGTACTGGATCTTCCTTCGCCATCGATGCTTAGCGACGCGGGGAGTATGGCCATACCCGTTTACGACACTCGAGGATACCCATCCCGTGAAGGATCTCTTGATAGGCCTCCAGTCGCAGCCGACGCAGGAACTCGTCAACAAGGGCCCGCCCTCACGTCCGGTCCCGAAATCAACGTATGCCTCTCTCAGTCTACAAAGAACAAGCCCAGCCCTCTCGGATATACACACAATGCAAGTCTCACGCCCCTTGCAGCTCAGTTTCCAGCTCGTAGTGCATCACCGCTCAACGCATCGCTACCAAGCTTGGCGGACTTCTACCCCGATACAGTCGTTTTTGGCAATAGGACATTCGGCAGCGACCCAAGGCCGGCTCTGAGTGTTTTTGGCAGCTCGGGATCTTCAATTATGACCATTCGAAGCATTTCCTCATTGAGAAGTGGATTTGGAACTGATACAGATAGTGCCGCAAGATTCAGACTCGATTCCGACGCGGGCTCAGATGAGGGACTGATTGACAGAGAGGCGATGCTAAAGAGGCATGCGGCCAAAAGAGCGTATGGTATGAAGAATATTCTCCCCAAATCAAGGCTTGTCAATGAATTGGAagggaatgaa
Encoded here:
- a CDS encoding hypothetical protein (HMMPfam hit to DUF1365, Protein of unknown function (DUF1365), score: -54.2, E(): 9e-08) translates to MSSFLSLPLLFPLGLSAFTVHLLVSTLGPRPKSQRDALPSYLVPSIATHGRLLPASSRNAFSYPCLHLAVDIDSLASGCLDLPFRVFKYGGSPFGKILGLRAERYLTKGSETYREKLEKLLGKHGIAKERMGKVWLTTMPSLLGYEGDNPLTTWYIYENVTEGKEGKLLAIVLEVHSAFDESHSYTLTPDSPLRHEPAKGYDFGFTIPRSFHVSPFNSRDGYYRVDIINPFPVGHTKIPGFVPSFKIFLRVLSTDKKIKFMASSISGPSAPLRLERGMKSVADVLWALTKWPGTLFLVRARTNWQAYVLHYRKNLALYPRPEPINSFSAGLFNQAEKDEHGVGVPLQRAPITSTEKRAQEVVCKWAARRAEEVRVRLEIEFEDDRDKVQLGPQGKETLSIKTADSDFFNDLLITPSPQHFLILAHERYTAISNPSLFEEFFSAPIASQADWVSSCTNAIRRRYFVHLYSYSHLPPPPSIPPITGEFSHFSDSTFLSFRDRLKVLRVVFWTWYGHNELEWIFGFLRGAFVPGQEGWTVWDRAMRRSWGEDVDAGEVLGTVRL
- a CDS encoding 40S ribosomal protein S10 (Match to ESTs gb|CF191846.1|CF191846, gb|CF189230.1|CF189230, gb|CF188714.1|CF188714; HMMPfam hit to S10_plectin, Plectin/S10 domain, score: 229.8, E(): 4.7e-66), encoding MIISKQNRRAIYEYLFKEGVLVAPKDFNRPSHPDLPTVRNLEVIKAMQSLNSKGYVKTQFSWQWYYYTLTEEGLAYLREFLHLPSEIVPQTHMKPVARQTGRPSGQREGAYRAPRGDREYRRRDDGEKEGGEYRPRFGGVARGAPAS